The following proteins are encoded in a genomic region of Acidobacteriota bacterium:
- a CDS encoding TetR family transcriptional regulator C-terminal domain-containing protein translates to MTHPTKQRLLDAGLKMLLEHGYNDLGIQALLAATGTPKGSFYHHFRDKEDFALQVIDQYMQGVHGALDACLSDEGRPPLGRVRRFFELTQEHYRKEGYMGCLLGGLGQELSGVSDTFRRKIEGCFSEIAGRLAVCLEEARRRGDIQSGSDTRRMASVLVDCWEGAALRSRLRGNAAPLNAMLDFYFQSAAVR, encoded by the coding sequence ATGACGCATCCGACCAAGCAGCGCCTCCTCGACGCCGGATTGAAGATGCTCCTGGAGCATGGGTACAACGATCTGGGCATCCAGGCGCTGCTTGCCGCCACGGGCACTCCGAAGGGCTCCTTCTACCATCACTTCCGGGACAAGGAGGACTTCGCGCTCCAGGTCATCGACCAGTACATGCAGGGCGTGCACGGGGCCCTCGACGCCTGTCTCTCAGACGAGGGCCGCCCCCCTCTAGGGCGCGTTCGCCGCTTCTTCGAGCTGACGCAGGAGCACTACCGGAAAGAGGGTTACATGGGCTGCCTCCTGGGCGGACTCGGGCAGGAACTGTCCGGCGTGAGCGACACCTTCAGGCGCAAGATCGAGGGGTGCTTCTCCGAGATAGCCGGGCGCCTCGCGGTTTGCCTGGAAGAGGCCCGGAGAAGGGGCGACATCCAGTCCGGCTCGGATACGCGGCGCATGGCGAGCGTCCTCGTCGATTGCTGGGAGGGCGCAGCACTTCGTAGCAGGCTGCGGGGGAATGCGGCACCGCTGAACGCGATGCTCGACTTCTACTTTCAGTCCGCTGCCGTCCGATGA
- a CDS encoding lysophospholipid acyltransferase family protein, with protein MPEPASAPPQTIVSSFVHTTFGLWFPFFRWMARTLPSAAVARLAEATAERAIWERESVREAILDNTSAVLGLPRNSREVERAGREMVSRHSRLWIDLLRYSGRSDIDPKSLLASRFGDQRLIEAQKEGRGSILLTAHVGNFELGGLFLAQLGLEVAVVYVPDPSPVIEKHRSDARKMLGVQGIAVDKTPFGFLPVFRALERNMCVAMQGDRDVSGTGRTMPFFGKTASFPIGPFRIAQASGAPIFPVFVLQEEDGRYRTIVEEAIRVPHARGAAAGEAVLAGLAEFVARMEATIRAYPTQWYRFARFWESEE; from the coding sequence GTGCCCGAGCCCGCCTCCGCCCCGCCGCAGACGATCGTCTCGAGCTTCGTCCACACGACGTTCGGGCTCTGGTTCCCTTTCTTCCGGTGGATGGCGCGGACGCTGCCGAGCGCCGCCGTCGCCCGCCTCGCCGAGGCGACGGCCGAGCGCGCGATCTGGGAGCGCGAGAGCGTGCGGGAGGCGATCCTCGACAACACGTCCGCCGTCCTCGGCTTGCCGCGAAACTCGCGGGAGGTCGAGCGCGCCGGGCGCGAAATGGTGTCGCGGCACTCGCGGCTGTGGATCGACCTCCTGCGCTACTCGGGGCGGAGCGACATCGACCCGAAGTCCCTCCTCGCGTCCCGCTTCGGAGACCAACGCCTCATCGAGGCTCAGAAGGAGGGCAGGGGCTCGATCCTCCTGACGGCGCACGTCGGCAACTTCGAGCTCGGCGGCCTCTTCCTCGCGCAGCTCGGTCTCGAGGTCGCGGTCGTCTACGTGCCCGACCCGTCCCCCGTCATCGAGAAGCACCGCAGTGACGCGCGGAAGATGCTCGGCGTGCAAGGCATCGCGGTGGACAAGACGCCCTTCGGCTTCCTGCCCGTCTTCCGCGCCCTCGAACGGAACATGTGCGTCGCCATGCAGGGAGACCGTGACGTCTCGGGCACGGGCCGGACGATGCCGTTCTTCGGGAAGACCGCTTCTTTTCCGATCGGACCGTTCCGGATCGCGCAGGCTTCGGGGGCGCCGATCTTCCCCGTCTTCGTCCTGCAGGAAGAGGACGGCCGCTACCGGACGATCGTCGAGGAAGCCATCCGGGTTCCCCACGCGCGCGGCGCCGCGGCCGGCGAGGCGGTCCTGGCGGGACTCGCAGAGTTCGTCGCGCGGATGGAGGCGACGATCCGCGCCTACCCGACGCAGTGGTACCGCTTCGCGCGGTTCTGGGAGAGCGAGGAGTGA
- a CDS encoding NAD(P)-dependent oxidoreductase, giving the protein MTRVAFLGLGAMGAPMARRILAAGLPTTVWNRNPARTAPFAALGASVAQTPRAAAAAAEIVCTMLSDPAAVEAVASGPDGLLAGLAPGALWLDFSTVTPAASRSFEALAREKGARFCDVPVAGSVKPATDGTLKILAGGDPADLEKAIPVLEAVAKGVLHFGAVGQGSAMKLVNNLLFGVTLAAFGEALGLARRLGLPEKETTEWLLSIPSVSPYIKAKLDHLAAGGEPPAFQLALMEKDLRLMVEAGGGPAAAPVVEAARADYERARKAGLGEKDFSHVLKFLKS; this is encoded by the coding sequence ATGACGCGCGTCGCCTTTCTCGGGCTCGGCGCCATGGGCGCCCCCATGGCCCGGCGGATCCTCGCCGCCGGCCTTCCCACGACCGTCTGGAACCGCAACCCCGCCCGCACGGCGCCTTTCGCGGCGCTCGGAGCCTCCGTCGCGCAGACGCCGCGCGCGGCGGCCGCGGCGGCGGAGATCGTCTGCACGATGCTGTCCGACCCCGCGGCCGTCGAGGCCGTGGCCTCCGGCCCCGACGGGCTCCTCGCGGGCCTCGCGCCCGGAGCGCTCTGGCTGGACTTCTCGACGGTGACACCCGCGGCATCGCGTTCCTTCGAAGCGCTCGCCCGCGAGAAGGGAGCGCGTTTCTGCGACGTCCCCGTCGCGGGCAGCGTGAAGCCCGCGACGGACGGGACCCTCAAGATCCTCGCGGGCGGAGATCCGGCGGACCTCGAGAAGGCGATTCCGGTTCTCGAGGCCGTCGCGAAGGGCGTCCTGCACTTCGGAGCCGTCGGACAGGGTTCGGCGATGAAGCTCGTCAACAACCTCCTCTTCGGCGTCACGCTCGCAGCGTTCGGCGAGGCGCTCGGCCTCGCCAGGCGCCTCGGCCTGCCCGAGAAGGAGACGACGGAGTGGCTCCTCTCGATCCCGTCCGTCTCGCCGTACATCAAGGCGAAGCTGGACCACCTCGCGGCGGGCGGCGAGCCGCCGGCGTTCCAGCTCGCCCTCATGGAAAAGGACCTGCGCCTCATGGTTGAGGCGGGCGGCGGCCCGGCGGCAGCGCCCGTCGTCGAGGCCGCGCGTGCCGACTACGAGCGCGCGCGAAAGGCGGGCCTAGGCGAGAAGGACTTCTCGCACGTCCTCAAGTTCCTCAAGAGCTAG
- a CDS encoding FAD-binding protein, translating into MARREISPEEARALAAIVGETHLLAAADDLAPYAKDWTRDLVAVPAAVARPRTTAEVSRLLAFCNERAIPVTPQGGRTGMSGGALAVFGGLGLALDRMTSILEIDTDNFVAVAEPGVVTQTLQEAVEEKGLYYPPDPASRGSCTIGGNVAENAGGPHAAKYGVTGRWVMGLEAVFADGSVAETGGKTRKDVAGYDLTSLLVGSEGTLAVVTKAWLRLIAKPAAGATVLAPFASLESAVKAVFEIHRRGLVPSACEVVDRPAVEVASKKKGVPVPFPEAEARLLLDFDGAAEEDVEREITAAGEVLLECGALDVALAADEPRRRALWDVRRGIAEAIHELGVSFELDLAVPRSELVALVTGVRKRAAEAHLRAFAYGHAADGNLHVRLLNEGSAAFDEAAVEAVMAAVYEETVALGGTITGEHGVGLTLRKFLPLRRPPAFLAAMRAVKAALDPKGILNPGKLVPDAG; encoded by the coding sequence GTGGCGCGGCGCGAAATCTCTCCCGAGGAAGCGCGCGCCCTCGCGGCGATCGTCGGAGAGACGCACCTCCTCGCGGCTGCGGACGACCTCGCACCGTACGCGAAGGACTGGACGCGCGACCTCGTCGCCGTCCCGGCCGCCGTCGCGCGGCCGCGCACGACGGCGGAGGTGTCGCGCCTCCTCGCGTTCTGCAACGAGCGGGCGATCCCCGTCACGCCGCAGGGCGGCCGCACGGGGATGTCGGGCGGCGCGCTTGCGGTCTTCGGCGGGCTCGGCCTCGCCCTCGACCGGATGACGTCCATTCTCGAGATCGACACGGACAACTTCGTCGCCGTCGCCGAGCCGGGCGTCGTGACGCAGACGCTCCAGGAAGCCGTCGAGGAGAAGGGCCTGTACTACCCGCCCGACCCGGCCTCGCGCGGCTCGTGCACGATCGGCGGCAACGTCGCCGAGAACGCGGGCGGGCCGCACGCCGCGAAGTACGGCGTCACGGGACGCTGGGTGATGGGCCTCGAGGCGGTCTTCGCGGACGGCTCGGTCGCCGAGACAGGCGGCAAGACGCGCAAGGATGTCGCGGGCTACGACCTCACGTCGCTCCTCGTGGGAAGCGAAGGGACGCTCGCCGTCGTCACGAAGGCGTGGCTGCGCCTCATCGCGAAGCCCGCGGCCGGGGCCACGGTCCTCGCGCCGTTCGCGTCGCTGGAGTCCGCCGTCAAGGCCGTGTTCGAGATCCACCGCCGCGGCCTCGTGCCGTCGGCCTGCGAAGTCGTCGACAGGCCTGCGGTGGAGGTCGCGTCGAAGAAGAAGGGCGTTCCCGTGCCGTTTCCCGAGGCGGAGGCGCGGCTCCTTCTCGATTTCGACGGCGCGGCGGAGGAGGACGTCGAGCGCGAGATCACGGCGGCGGGAGAGGTTCTCCTCGAGTGCGGAGCGCTCGACGTCGCGCTCGCGGCCGACGAGCCGCGCCGCCGCGCGCTCTGGGACGTCCGCCGCGGCATCGCGGAGGCGATCCACGAGCTCGGGGTTTCGTTCGAGCTGGACCTCGCGGTCCCGCGCTCGGAGCTCGTCGCGCTCGTGACGGGCGTGAGGAAACGGGCCGCCGAGGCGCACCTCCGGGCCTTCGCCTACGGACACGCCGCGGACGGCAACCTCCACGTGCGCCTCCTCAACGAGGGGAGCGCCGCGTTCGACGAGGCGGCGGTCGAAGCGGTCATGGCGGCGGTGTACGAGGAGACCGTGGCGCTCGGCGGGACGATCACGGGCGAGCACGGCGTGGGCCTGACGCTCCGGAAATTCCTCCCGCTGCGCCGCCCGCCCGCGTTTCTCGCCGCGATGCGGGCCGTGAAGGCGGCGCTCGATCCCAAGGGAATCCTGAACCCCGGCAAGCTCGTCCCGGACGCGGGATGA
- a CDS encoding class I fructose-bisphosphate aldolase, which yields MLETIRKQLGERASLLDYEAKGVPASMLHLPGPDYVDRVFVPSDRPAGVLRSLSWMFDKGRLAGTGYLSILPVDQGIEHSGASSFAPAPEYFDPENIVRLAFEGGCNAVASTLGVLGSVARTWAHRIPFIVKINHNELLTLPTSYDQTIFGTVKQAFDMGAAGIGATIYFGSDNSRRQITEISHAFQQAHDYGMFTVLWCYLRNPEFKTKEKDFHVSADLSSQANHLGVTIEADIIKQKQPENDGGFPALPFGNKPNAEAYAKLVPAHPIEWTRWQVVNCYMGRAGLINSGGAAGGKDDLGQAVATAVINKRAGGMGLISGRKAFQKPMKEGVALLNAIQDVYLETRVAVA from the coding sequence ATGCTCGAGACCATCCGCAAGCAGCTCGGCGAACGCGCCTCGCTCCTCGACTACGAAGCCAAGGGCGTACCCGCTTCGATGCTGCACCTCCCCGGGCCCGACTACGTGGACCGGGTCTTCGTCCCCTCCGACCGCCCCGCCGGCGTCCTCAGGAGCCTCTCCTGGATGTTCGACAAGGGCCGCCTCGCGGGCACCGGGTACCTCTCGATCCTGCCCGTCGACCAGGGGATCGAGCACTCGGGCGCTTCCTCCTTCGCGCCCGCACCGGAGTACTTCGACCCCGAGAACATCGTGCGGCTCGCCTTCGAGGGCGGTTGCAACGCGGTCGCCTCGACGCTCGGCGTCCTCGGCTCGGTCGCGCGCACGTGGGCGCACCGGATCCCGTTCATCGTCAAGATCAACCACAACGAGCTCCTGACGCTCCCGACCTCCTACGACCAGACGATCTTCGGGACCGTCAAACAGGCGTTCGACATGGGCGCCGCCGGCATCGGGGCGACGATCTACTTCGGGTCGGACAACTCGCGCCGGCAGATCACGGAGATCTCGCACGCCTTCCAGCAGGCGCACGACTACGGGATGTTCACGGTCCTGTGGTGCTACCTCCGGAACCCGGAGTTCAAGACGAAGGAGAAGGACTTCCACGTCTCGGCGGACCTCTCTTCGCAGGCGAACCACCTCGGCGTGACGATCGAGGCGGACATCATCAAGCAGAAACAGCCCGAGAACGACGGCGGCTTCCCGGCGCTCCCGTTCGGGAACAAGCCGAACGCCGAGGCGTACGCGAAGCTCGTCCCGGCGCACCCGATCGAGTGGACGCGCTGGCAGGTCGTGAATTGCTACATGGGCCGGGCGGGCCTCATCAACTCCGGCGGCGCGGCGGGCGGCAAGGACGACCTCGGGCAGGCCGTCGCGACCGCGGTCATCAACAAGCGCGCGGGCGGCATGGGTCTCATCTCCGGGCGCAAGGCGTTCCAGAAGCCGATGAAGGAGGGCGTCGCCCTCCTGAACGCGATCCAGGACGTCTACCTCGAGACCCGGGTCGCCGTGGCCTGA
- a CDS encoding gamma-glutamyl-gamma-aminobutyrate hydrolase family protein yields MKILLASDDHQPNEAYRGALLAAGALPGEILLALPGPPLPEAFDGLLLAGGPDVDPARYGESPATPTLSVRTRRDAHDFAAFAAAEAQGAPVFGICRGLQVVNVALGGTLWQDLPSQRDRGVAHDTDAAGRGRDFRAHAVRPRAGQAPSPFAAALARTTDVNSRHHQAVKDLAAPLASLAASPDDLVEAVERPGGAWLAAVQWHPEDLVADPRQKALFQVFLDACRAFARLRSNTLTSSKEFA; encoded by the coding sequence ATGAAGATCCTCCTCGCGTCCGACGACCACCAGCCCAACGAGGCGTACCGGGGTGCCCTCCTCGCAGCGGGAGCATTGCCCGGTGAGATCCTCCTCGCGCTCCCGGGTCCGCCGCTTCCCGAGGCGTTCGACGGCCTGCTCCTCGCGGGCGGGCCGGACGTCGACCCCGCGCGCTACGGCGAATCCCCCGCAACCCCGACGCTCAGCGTGCGGACCCGTCGGGACGCGCACGATTTCGCCGCGTTCGCCGCCGCCGAGGCGCAGGGCGCGCCCGTCTTCGGAATCTGCCGCGGCCTGCAGGTCGTGAACGTCGCCCTCGGCGGCACGCTCTGGCAGGACCTCCCCTCCCAGCGCGACCGCGGAGTCGCCCACGACACCGACGCGGCCGGCCGCGGGCGGGACTTCCGCGCGCACGCCGTGCGGCCGCGCGCGGGCCAGGCGCCCTCGCCGTTCGCCGCCGCCCTCGCGCGGACGACCGACGTCAACTCCCGGCACCACCAGGCCGTCAAGGACCTCGCCGCCCCGCTCGCCTCGCTCGCGGCCTCGCCGGACGACCTCGTCGAGGCGGTGGAGCGTCCGGGGGGCGCGTGGCTCGCCGCCGTCCAGTGGCACCCCGAGGATCTCGTCGCCGACCCGCGCCAGAAGGCGCTGTTCCAGGTCTTTCTCGACGCCTGCCGCGCGTTCGCGCGGTTGCGCAGCAATACGCTCACCTCCAGCAAGGAGTTCGCATGA
- a CDS encoding beta-ketoacyl synthase chain length factor, translating into MRRAVLAFAATVEGGGGALRDALVDANRLRRMDRFGRSGVLAGARALSAAGVQAAVPGAAPDPRFGVVVGTAFGCRDAMAQHERLLAAAARVEDLAPSVFAATVHNTVAGELAIGWGLGGPAETLVSGRTAGLEALVLAASRIAKGDADRILVVAAEGIDDAMREADATLVESSAAVLLEAEEEENEEEEISLSKRKRAVFVDAALTFDPDPQTARFEEKREDFLEGVGLGGARGGGGAVIERLGATGLWEIARDLAEPHSPSKKIRNRRYETRDAYGSCAAVTLAFFS; encoded by the coding sequence TTGAGGCGCGCCGTTCTCGCGTTCGCGGCGACGGTCGAGGGCGGCGGCGGCGCTCTTCGCGACGCGCTCGTGGACGCGAACCGCCTCAGGCGGATGGACCGCTTCGGGCGTTCCGGCGTCCTCGCCGGCGCACGCGCCCTCTCGGCGGCCGGCGTCCAGGCCGCCGTTCCCGGCGCCGCGCCCGACCCGCGCTTCGGCGTCGTCGTCGGCACGGCCTTCGGCTGCCGCGACGCGATGGCGCAGCACGAGCGACTGCTCGCGGCGGCGGCGCGCGTCGAGGACCTCGCGCCGTCCGTCTTCGCGGCGACCGTCCACAACACCGTCGCGGGCGAGCTCGCGATCGGCTGGGGCCTCGGGGGCCCCGCCGAGACGCTCGTCTCCGGGCGCACGGCCGGGCTCGAGGCCCTCGTCCTCGCGGCGTCGCGCATCGCGAAAGGCGACGCCGACCGCATCCTCGTCGTCGCGGCGGAGGGAATCGACGACGCGATGCGCGAGGCGGACGCTACGCTCGTCGAGTCGTCGGCCGCGGTGCTCCTCGAGGCGGAAGAAGAAGAAAACGAAGAGGAAGAGATTTCTTTGAGTAAGAGAAAGAGAGCCGTCTTTGTGGATGCGGCTCTCACCTTCGATCCGGATCCGCAGACCGCGAGGTTCGAAGAGAAACGTGAAGACTTCTTAGAAGGTGTTGGTTTGGGTGGCGCGCGGGGCGGCGGCGGTGCGGTGATCGAACGCCTCGGTGCGACGGGCCTGTGGGAGATCGCGCGAGACCTTGCCGAGCCCCATTCACCTTCTAAGAAAATCCGAAATCGCCGGTACGAGACGCGAGATGCCTACGGTTCCTGCGCCGCCGTCACCCTCGCGTTCTTCTCTTAA
- a CDS encoding cupin domain-containing protein, protein MRVAKDNVDVKMQIPGAVIRQRTDFGDASGFDKISGEYFTLAAGVDTTPLFQGLEGNLCQCPHWGFVVRGQLTTTDARGAQETVKTNDLFYWPPGHNVKVDADAEIVMFSPQREHSQVIAHMIAKVK, encoded by the coding sequence ATGAGGGTCGCGAAGGACAACGTGGATGTGAAGATGCAGATTCCGGGCGCCGTGATCCGTCAGCGAACGGACTTCGGCGATGCGAGCGGATTCGACAAGATCAGCGGCGAGTACTTCACGCTCGCGGCGGGCGTCGACACGACGCCTCTCTTCCAGGGGCTGGAAGGCAACCTCTGTCAGTGTCCGCACTGGGGCTTCGTCGTGCGCGGCCAGCTCACGACGACCGACGCCAGGGGCGCGCAGGAGACGGTGAAGACGAACGATCTCTTCTACTGGCCGCCCGGCCACAACGTCAAGGTGGACGCCGACGCGGAAATCGTCATGTTCAGTCCGCAACGCGAGCACAGCCAGGTCATCGCCCACATGATCGCGAAAGTGAAGTAG
- a CDS encoding beta-ketoacyl-[acyl-carrier-protein] synthase family protein, translating into MGGERARDRRVAVTGMGAVTALGPGVPALQRGAWSGASAIAPVTLFDVSRFVAKTGAEIRVVPADPAGETRGRTERLALAAAAEAMGPLAALGPHAGVAVGTTLAGRETRVSPGALAALLARRHGASGPVAAVSTACASGTAAIGLAAAWIREGRAVRVLAGGADTLSPFVFSGFDALRALSPTAARPFDAERDGLTLGEGSAFLLLEDEAEALRRGARVLARVTGYGSAADAFHMTRPDPAGAGLARAAAAALADAGRTAADVGFVSAHGTGTVFNDAMEEAALAHVLGPRAGSVPVHGLKGAIGHTLGAAGVLEAVLAVLVLGAEDVPPTARHRAARPGSPLFVVSGAPYRTERRVDVVLSTSAAFSGTDAALVLERA; encoded by the coding sequence ATGGGCGGAGAGAGGGCGAGGGACCGGCGCGTGGCCGTGACGGGGATGGGGGCGGTGACCGCGCTCGGCCCGGGCGTGCCCGCCCTGCAACGCGGGGCGTGGAGCGGCGCCAGCGCGATCGCGCCGGTCACGCTCTTCGACGTGTCCCGTTTCGTCGCGAAGACGGGCGCGGAAATCCGAGTCGTCCCCGCCGATCCGGCCGGCGAGACGCGAGGCCGCACCGAGAGGCTCGCGCTCGCGGCGGCGGCCGAAGCGATGGGACCGCTCGCGGCCCTCGGCCCTCACGCGGGCGTCGCCGTCGGCACGACGCTCGCGGGCCGCGAGACCCGCGTGTCGCCCGGGGCCCTCGCGGCGCTCCTCGCCCGGCGGCACGGCGCGAGCGGGCCCGTTGCCGCGGTCTCGACGGCGTGCGCCTCCGGCACCGCCGCGATCGGCCTCGCGGCTGCGTGGATTCGCGAGGGCCGCGCCGTTCGCGTCCTCGCGGGAGGCGCGGACACGCTCTCGCCGTTCGTGTTTTCGGGCTTCGACGCGCTCCGCGCCCTGAGCCCGACGGCCGCCCGTCCCTTCGACGCCGAACGCGACGGCCTGACTCTCGGAGAGGGGTCGGCGTTTCTTCTCCTCGAGGACGAAGCCGAGGCCCTCCGGCGCGGCGCGCGCGTCCTCGCGCGCGTCACGGGCTACGGCTCGGCGGCGGACGCGTTCCACATGACGCGGCCCGATCCGGCGGGCGCCGGCCTTGCGCGGGCCGCGGCTGCGGCTCTCGCCGACGCGGGGCGCACGGCCGCCGACGTGGGCTTCGTGAGCGCCCACGGAACCGGGACCGTCTTCAACGACGCGATGGAGGAAGCCGCTCTGGCGCACGTCCTCGGTCCCCGAGCAGGATCGGTGCCGGTCCACGGCCTCAAGGGAGCGATCGGCCACACGCTCGGCGCCGCGGGCGTTCTCGAGGCCGTCCTCGCCGTCCTCGTCCTCGGCGCCGAAGACGTCCCGCCGACCGCCCGCCACCGCGCCGCTCGCCCCGGCTCGCCCCTCTTCGTCGTCTCGGGCGCGCCGTACCGGACGGAGCGCCGCGTGGACGTCGTCCTTTCGACGTCCGCCGCGTTTTCGGGCACGGACGCCGCACTCGTCCTGGAGCGCGCTTGA
- a CDS encoding DNA alkylation repair protein, with protein sequence MKTRATASAGPDLLAVLRRELARAGSPERAAGARAYMKSEMPFHGVGAVPLRAICRAVFAAHPVTGAAAWRRDVLALWRGAKFREERYAAIGLTGDRRARPFQTMDALPMYEEMIVTGAWWDFVDTLASKRLGDILRNEPAPMRKAMRAWSRGEDMWKRRSAILCQNSFKSETDLDLLFKLIEPSIGSKEFFLRKAIGWALRSYAWTDERPIVRYVEKNRARLSGLSVREALKNVC encoded by the coding sequence ATGAAGACCCGCGCGACGGCATCGGCCGGCCCGGATCTCCTCGCGGTCCTCCGCCGGGAGCTGGCCCGGGCCGGCTCGCCGGAGCGAGCCGCAGGCGCACGGGCGTACATGAAGTCCGAGATGCCGTTTCACGGCGTCGGCGCGGTCCCGCTCCGGGCGATCTGCAGGGCGGTCTTCGCCGCGCACCCGGTGACGGGCGCGGCCGCGTGGCGGAGGGACGTTCTCGCGCTCTGGCGCGGCGCGAAGTTCCGAGAGGAGCGCTACGCCGCGATCGGTCTGACGGGCGACCGGCGGGCTCGGCCGTTCCAGACGATGGACGCGCTCCCGATGTACGAGGAGATGATCGTGACGGGCGCGTGGTGGGATTTCGTGGACACTCTCGCGTCGAAGCGCCTCGGGGACATCCTCCGGAACGAGCCCGCGCCGATGCGCAAGGCGATGCGCGCGTGGAGCCGGGGCGAAGACATGTGGAAAAGACGCAGCGCGATCCTCTGCCAGAACTCGTTCAAGAGCGAGACGGACCTCGATCTTCTCTTCAAGCTGATCGAACCGTCGATCGGGTCGAAGGAGTTCTTCCTGAGGAAGGCGATCGGCTGGGCGCTCCGGTCGTACGCGTGGACGGACGAGCGTCCCATCGTGAGGTACGTCGAGAAGAACCGGGCGCGCCTTTCGGGCCTCTCGGTCCGCGAAGCGCTGAAGAACGTCTGCTAG
- a CDS encoding NAD-dependent epimerase/dehydratase family protein gives MRTPVVLITGASGEMGHGLITRLAAEGTRPILTLDLKTLDPSLGRLVAREFTGSVLDRSVLERILSEYEIDMIFHLAALLSTRGEFTPVTAHQVNVEGMINMLEFAQSERQSHGRPVTFLYPSSIAAYGLPDLATKQMAGKVKEGEHNTPTTMYGCNKLYAEHLGRYYARHYKQLSSENQGGRVDFRCLRFPGLISAVTVPSGGTSDYAPEMIHAAAEGKPYACFVREDTRIPFMAMPDGVDALLKLAAAPGGTLSRQVYNVGAFAPSAGEIRDLVVKSFPAAQVTFEPDDKRQGIVDSWPADVDDSAARSDWGFAPKYGLESAFSGYLIPTIRERYRRA, from the coding sequence ATGAGAACACCCGTCGTTTTGATCACCGGCGCGAGCGGCGAGATGGGCCACGGCCTCATCACCCGCCTCGCGGCCGAGGGCACCCGCCCGATCCTCACGCTGGACCTCAAGACCCTCGACCCGTCGCTCGGACGCCTCGTCGCGCGGGAGTTCACGGGCTCCGTCCTCGACCGGAGCGTCCTCGAGCGCATTCTCTCCGAGTACGAGATCGACATGATCTTCCACCTCGCGGCGCTGCTCTCGACGCGCGGCGAGTTCACGCCCGTGACGGCGCACCAGGTGAACGTCGAAGGGATGATCAACATGCTGGAGTTCGCCCAGAGCGAGCGCCAGTCGCACGGCCGGCCCGTCACGTTCCTCTACCCGTCCTCCATCGCGGCATACGGCCTCCCCGACCTCGCGACGAAGCAGATGGCGGGCAAGGTGAAGGAGGGCGAGCACAACACGCCGACGACGATGTACGGCTGCAACAAGCTCTACGCCGAGCACCTGGGCCGCTACTACGCCCGGCACTACAAGCAGCTCTCGTCCGAGAACCAGGGCGGGCGCGTGGACTTCCGCTGCCTGCGTTTCCCGGGCCTCATCTCGGCCGTGACGGTCCCGTCGGGCGGGACGTCCGACTACGCGCCCGAGATGATCCACGCGGCCGCGGAAGGGAAGCCGTACGCGTGCTTCGTCCGCGAGGACACGCGGATCCCGTTCATGGCGATGCCCGACGGCGTCGACGCGCTGCTCAAGCTCGCCGCCGCGCCGGGCGGGACCCTCTCGCGGCAGGTTTACAACGTCGGCGCGTTCGCGCCGTCAGCCGGGGAGATCCGCGACCTCGTCGTGAAGTCGTTCCCGGCCGCGCAGGTCACGTTCGAGCCCGACGACAAGCGGCAAGGCATCGTGGACTCGTGGCCGGCGGACGTCGACGACAGCGCCGCGCGTTCCGACTGGGGATTTGCGCCGAAGTACGGCCTCGAGTCGGCGTTCTCCGGGTACCTCATCCCGACGATCCGCGAGCGCTACCGCCGGGCTTGA